The Sphingosinicella flava genome includes the window GCGATCGCCGAGGCGAGCACCTTGCGGACATCCACTGCCATCGCCTTCTTGGAGAAGGTGAGGACATTCAGCGCATCTTCGACCTTGCGGCCGCGGATGAGGGCGGCGACAAGGTTCAGCTTCTGCGCGGAACCGCGGATCGTGGTGCCGACGGCCAGGGCCTCGTTGGCCGCGACGCGGCGGGGGGCTTTTTCCTTACCCATGGCTTACCTCTTGCCCTTCTTGTCGGCGGCGTGGCCGGGGAAGTAGCGGGTCGGAGCGAATTCGCCGAGCTTCATGCCGACCATTTCTTCCGAAACCGAAACCGGCACGAACTTGCGGCCATTATAGACGTTGAACGTCAGCCCGACGAACTGCGGGAGAATGGTGGAGCGGCGCGACCAGGTCTTGATCGGCGCGCGGCCACCGGATTCCTGCGCTGTTTCTGCCTTCTTCAGCAGCGACAGCTCGACGAACGGACCTTTCCAGACGGAGCGGGCCATTATTACCTCTTCTTCTTCGCGTGACGCGAACGGATGATCATCTTGTCCGTCGCCTTGTTCGAACGGGTGCGGGCACCCTTGGTCGGCTTGCCCCACGGCGTGACCGGGTGACGGCCGCCCGAAGTCCGGCCTTCACCACCGCCGTGCGGGTGGTCGACCGGGTTCTTCGCAACGCCGCGGGTCAGCGGGCGCTTGCCCATCCAGCGCGTGCGGCCGGCCTTGGCAAAGTTCTGGTTCTGGTTGTCGGGGTTCGACACCGCGCCAACCGTGCCCATGCAGTCCGCGCGCAGGTAGCGCTGCTCGCCCGAATTCAGGCGAACGATGACCATGCCCTTGTCGCGGCCGACGACCTGCACATAGGTGCCGGCCGATCGGGCGATCTGGCCGCCCTTGCCCGGCTTCATCTCCACATTGTGAACGATGGTGCCGACCGGCATCTGGCCGAGTTCCATGGCGTTGCCCGGCTTCACGTCGGTCTTCTTGCCCGCGACGATGGTGTCGCCCGGGGCAAGACGCTGCGGCGCGATGATGTAGGCGAGTTCGCCGTCTTCATACTTCACCAGAGCGATGAACGCGGTGCGGTTGGGGTCATATTCCAGGCGCTCGACGGTGGCCGGCTGGTCCCACTTGCGACGCTTGAAGTCGATATAGCGGTACTTCTGCTTGTGACCGCCCGCAATGCCGCGCGAGGTCACATGACCCTTGTTGTTGCGTCCGCCCGTCTTGCGCTTGCCTTCGGTCAGCGCCTTCACAGGCTTGCCCTTCCACAGCGACGACTTGTCGACGAGGATCAGGCCGCGCTGTGACGAGGTGGTCGGATTATAATGCTTGAGTGCCATCGTCCGCGCCTCAGATTCCGGTGGTGACGTCGATGGACTGGCCGTCGGCCAGCGTCACGATCGCCTTCTTCATGTCAGACTTGGTGTAGGGACGGCCCTTCCACTTCTTCGTCTTGCCCTTTTGGGTGATGGTGTTCACGCCCAGCACCTTGACGCTGAACAGAGCCTCGACCGCCGCCTTGATCTGCGGCTTGGTGGCATCGTTCGCAACCTTGAAGACGACTGCGTTCTGCTCCGAAAGCAGAGTCGTCTTTTCGGTGATGTGGGGAGCGAGAACGACATCATAATGCTTGATGTCGACACCCGTCTTCTGCTGCTTAGCCATTGAAGCGCGCCTCCAGCTTTTCAACCGCGGCGCGGGTCAGCACCAGCGTTTCGGCCTTGAGAATGTCGTAGACGTTCGCGCCGACCGCCGGGAGAAGGTTGATCTCGCGGAGGTTGGACGAAGCGAGGGCGAAACCGACGTTCAGCGCGTCGCCGTCGATGACGAGGGCGGTCTTGCCGAAGCCCAATTTGCCGAGCTGATCCTTGAGCGCCTTGGTCTTGGATTCCTTGACGTCCAGGTTTTCCATGACGACCAGCTTGCCGTCGCGGGCCTTGGACGACAGGGCCATCTTCAGGCCGAGCGCACGGATCTTCTTATTGAGCGACGGATTGAAGTCGCGGACGCGGGGGCCATGGGCCTTGCCGCCGCCGATGAAGATCGGGGCACGGCGATCGCCGTGACGTGCCGTACCGCCGCCCTTCTGACGGCCGAACTTCTTGCCGGTACGAGCGACATCCGAGCGCTCGCGGGCGGCGCGGGCGGTGCCGCGGCGCTTTTCGAGCTGCCAGGTGACGACGCGGTGCAGGATGTCGGCACGGGGCTCAACGCCGAAAATCGCGTCGTTGAGCTCGATGTCGCCTTTGCCCTGGGCGTCGAGGGTCTGAACCTTGACCTTCATCGTTTAGCCTTCCTGGCCTTCGGTGGCTTCCACGGGAGCCTCGGCCTCGGCCGGGGTGTTCGCGGGAGCGTTGTTGCTGTTGGCAGCCTGGCGAATGCCGGCCGGATACGGCGCATCCGCGTGGCGTGCGACCTTCACGGCGTCCTTGACGAGGAGCCAGCCGCCCTTCGAGCCGGGCACCGAGCCCTTGACGAAGATGAGGCCGCGCTCGACGTCCGTGCGGACGACTTCGAGGTTCTGCTGGGTGCGGTTGCGGGCGCCCATGTGACCAGCCATCTTCTTGTTCTTGAAGACGCGGCCCGGATCCTGGCGGTTACCGGTCGAACCGTGCGAACGGTGGGAGACGGACACGCCGTGGGTGGCGCGCAAACCGCCGAAGC containing:
- the rplV gene encoding 50S ribosomal protein L22, whose translation is MGKEKAPRRVAANEALAVGTTIRGSAQKLNLVAALIRGRKVEDALNVLTFSKKAMAVDVRKVLASAIANAENNHNLDVDSLVVAEASVGKSISMKRFATRARGRSSRIVKPFSRVRIVVREASQEA
- the rpsS gene encoding 30S ribosomal protein S19, yielding MARSVWKGPFVELSLLKKAETAQESGGRAPIKTWSRRSTILPQFVGLTFNVYNGRKFVPVSVSEEMVGMKLGEFAPTRYFPGHAADKKGKR
- the rplB gene encoding 50S ribosomal protein L2, with amino-acid sequence MALKHYNPTTSSQRGLILVDKSSLWKGKPVKALTEGKRKTGGRNNKGHVTSRGIAGGHKQKYRYIDFKRRKWDQPATVERLEYDPNRTAFIALVKYEDGELAYIIAPQRLAPGDTIVAGKKTDVKPGNAMELGQMPVGTIVHNVEMKPGKGGQIARSAGTYVQVVGRDKGMVIVRLNSGEQRYLRADCMGTVGAVSNPDNQNQNFAKAGRTRWMGKRPLTRGVAKNPVDHPHGGGEGRTSGGRHPVTPWGKPTKGARTRSNKATDKMIIRSRHAKKKR
- a CDS encoding 50S ribosomal protein L23, translated to MAKQQKTGVDIKHYDVVLAPHITEKTTLLSEQNAVVFKVANDATKPQIKAAVEALFSVKVLGVNTITQKGKTKKWKGRPYTKSDMKKAIVTLADGQSIDVTTGI
- the rplD gene encoding 50S ribosomal protein L4, with translation MKVKVQTLDAQGKGDIELNDAIFGVEPRADILHRVVTWQLEKRRGTARAARERSDVARTGKKFGRQKGGGTARHGDRRAPIFIGGGKAHGPRVRDFNPSLNKKIRALGLKMALSSKARDGKLVVMENLDVKESKTKALKDQLGKLGFGKTALVIDGDALNVGFALASSNLREINLLPAVGANVYDILKAETLVLTRAAVEKLEARFNG
- the rplC gene encoding 50S ribosomal protein L3 codes for the protein MRTGVIAKKMGMTRLFQEDGRHVPVTVLALENVQVVARREADRDGYVAVQLGAGSAKAKNLTKPERGHFGKAEVEPKAQLAEFRVAEDALLDVGAEIAADHYAVGQLVDIQGVTQGKGFAGAMKRWGFGGLRATHGVSVSHRSHGSTGNRQDPGRVFKNKKMAGHMGARNRTQQNLEVVRTDVERGLIFVKGSVPGSKGGWLLVKDAVKVARHADAPYPAGIRQAANSNNAPANTPAEAEAPVEATEGQEG